The Cohaesibacter gelatinilyticus genome contains a region encoding:
- the trpB gene encoding tryptophan synthase subunit beta has translation MTKSSSDTGAIVAPNSLAAGPDERGFFGIYGGQFVSETLMPLILDLNEAYEKAKNDPAFHDELAYLHKHYVGRESPLYFAERLTEELGGAKIYFKRDELNHTGSHKINNCLGQILLAKRMGKTRIIAETGAGQHGVATATVCARFGFPCEVYMGATDVERQAPNVFRMKLLGGKVNPVTAGAGTLKDAMNEALRDWVTNVENTYYIIGTAAGPHPYPAMVRDFQSIIGREVKKQMMEAEGRLPDMLVACLGGGSNAIGLFHPFLEDEDVKIIGVEAAGKGLDTEEHCASLNAGKPGVLHGNRTYLLQDDDGQILEGHSISAGLDYPGIGPEHSYLRDSGRVEYVSAGDQEALEAFQLLCRTEGIIPALEPSHALAHVIKIAPTMDKDQIIVMNLCGRGDKDVFTVGGHLGVDLTSN, from the coding sequence ATGACCAAGTCATCTTCTGACACCGGGGCTATTGTTGCGCCCAATTCATTGGCCGCAGGGCCAGACGAACGAGGTTTTTTTGGCATTTATGGCGGACAATTCGTCTCTGAAACCCTGATGCCGCTCATTTTGGATTTGAATGAAGCTTATGAGAAAGCCAAGAACGATCCGGCTTTCCATGACGAGCTGGCTTATCTTCACAAGCATTATGTGGGACGTGAAAGCCCGCTCTATTTTGCCGAGCGCCTGACCGAAGAGCTGGGTGGTGCAAAAATCTATTTCAAGCGCGATGAGCTGAACCATACCGGCAGTCACAAGATCAACAATTGCCTTGGGCAAATACTGCTGGCAAAACGTATGGGCAAAACCCGTATCATCGCCGAGACCGGTGCTGGTCAGCATGGTGTGGCCACGGCCACGGTTTGCGCACGTTTTGGTTTCCCGTGTGAAGTCTATATGGGAGCGACTGACGTGGAACGTCAGGCTCCGAACGTGTTTCGCATGAAGCTCCTGGGCGGTAAGGTAAACCCCGTCACCGCGGGTGCAGGTACACTGAAAGATGCCATGAACGAGGCCCTGCGTGATTGGGTAACCAATGTCGAGAACACCTATTACATCATTGGTACTGCCGCAGGTCCGCATCCTTATCCTGCAATGGTGCGTGATTTCCAATCCATCATCGGGCGGGAAGTCAAAAAGCAGATGATGGAAGCGGAAGGCCGTCTGCCAGACATGCTGGTGGCGTGTCTTGGTGGTGGTTCCAACGCCATCGGTTTGTTCCATCCATTCCTGGAAGACGAAGATGTGAAAATCATTGGAGTGGAAGCAGCTGGCAAAGGCCTGGATACCGAAGAGCATTGCGCATCGCTGAATGCTGGCAAACCAGGTGTGCTTCATGGCAACCGCACCTATTTGCTGCAAGATGACGATGGTCAGATTCTGGAAGGTCATTCCATCTCTGCGGGTCTTGATTATCCAGGTATTGGCCCCGAACATTCCTATCTTCGTGATAGCGGCCGTGTGGAATATGTCTCGGCAGGCGATCAGGAAGCTCTGGAAGCCTTCCAGCTGCTCTGTCGCACCGAGGGTATTATTCCGGCACTGGAACCATCCCACGCCCTGGCTCATGTGATCAAAATTGCGCCAACGATGGATAAAGACCAGATCATTGTAATGAATCTGTGTGGTCGTGGTGACAAGGATGTCTTTACCGTTGGCGGTCATCTGGGCGTTGATCTGACCAGCAATTAA
- a CDS encoding LapA family protein, whose translation MKALKRLFLFLVLIPFGIAFVSLAVANRHVVPLVLDPFSPENPAFAVDVPLFWIVFGALMSGILIGGVMAWLKQGRHRKAARSNRYEARKWRNEADRQHQRVEKLNEQVKAAGPSLPAPDTKTAA comes from the coding sequence ATGAAAGCTCTCAAGCGCCTGTTTCTGTTTCTGGTTTTGATTCCATTTGGCATCGCCTTCGTATCGCTTGCCGTGGCCAACCGTCATGTGGTTCCATTGGTCCTGGACCCGTTTTCACCTGAAAATCCGGCATTTGCTGTCGATGTGCCGCTGTTCTGGATTGTGTTCGGAGCATTGATGTCTGGAATTCTTATCGGCGGTGTGATGGCATGGTTGAAACAGGGGCGTCATCGTAAGGCCGCACGTTCCAATCGCTATGAAGCCAGAAAATGGCGTAACGAGGCGGACCGTCAGCATCAGCGGGTTGAAAAGCTCAATGAGCAGGTCAAAGCTGCTGGTCCTTCCTTGCCAGCACCAGATACCAAAACAGCAGCGTAA
- the rpsA gene encoding 30S ribosomal protein S1, with the protein MSDLNPSMEDFAALLDESFSAEEPHEGSVIKGTVVGIEKDMAIIDVGLKVEGRVSLKEFGAQAKDGGLEIGSEVEVYLERIENALGEAVLSRDKARREESWGKLEKAFEAEEKVQGVIFNQVKGGFTVDLDGAVAFLPRSQVDIRPVRDVTPLMHTPQPFQILKMDKRRGNIVVSRRVILEETRAELRSELVQNLKEGQTVEGIVKNITDYGAFVDLGGIDGLLHVTDIAWRRINHPSEVLSIGQSVKVQIVRVNQETHRISLGMKQLETDPWSEIEQRYPVGEKFTGRVTNITDYGAFLELEPGIEGLIHVSEMSWTKKNVHPGKIVSTSQEVEVMILEVDPVKRRVSLGLKQTLDNPWAVFADSHPQGTIVEGEVKNKTEFGLFIGLEGEVDGMVHLSDLDWNRPGEQVLEEYNKGDMVKAVILDVDVDKERISLGIKQLESDPFEDASGELKRGAVITCEITEVKENGLEVKVTDSDMTAFIRRGDLARDRGDQRTDRFQVGEKVDARITQFDKKSRKLSVSIKALEVAEEKEAIAQFGSSDAGASLGDILGAALKARDE; encoded by the coding sequence ATGAGCGATCTTAATCCGTCCATGGAAGATTTTGCAGCCCTTCTTGACGAATCCTTCTCCGCGGAAGAGCCGCATGAGGGTTCCGTTATCAAAGGCACCGTCGTTGGCATCGAAAAAGACATGGCCATCATCGACGTAGGTCTGAAAGTTGAAGGCCGTGTGTCTCTGAAAGAGTTTGGTGCGCAGGCAAAAGACGGTGGTCTTGAGATTGGCTCCGAGGTTGAAGTTTACCTCGAGCGTATCGAAAATGCTTTGGGCGAAGCTGTTCTGTCCCGCGACAAGGCACGTCGTGAGGAAAGCTGGGGCAAGCTGGAAAAAGCCTTCGAAGCAGAAGAAAAAGTACAGGGCGTTATCTTCAACCAGGTCAAAGGCGGCTTTACCGTCGATCTGGATGGTGCTGTTGCCTTCCTGCCACGCTCCCAGGTCGATATCCGTCCGGTCCGCGATGTTACACCTCTGATGCACACCCCACAGCCTTTCCAGATTCTGAAAATGGACAAGCGACGTGGCAACATCGTTGTGTCTCGTCGTGTTATTCTTGAGGAAACCCGTGCAGAGCTGCGCTCTGAGCTGGTACAGAACCTCAAAGAAGGTCAGACTGTTGAAGGTATCGTCAAGAACATCACCGATTACGGTGCGTTCGTTGACCTTGGTGGCATCGATGGCCTGCTGCACGTAACCGACATTGCATGGCGTCGTATCAACCACCCAAGCGAAGTGCTGTCCATTGGCCAGTCCGTTAAGGTGCAGATCGTTCGCGTCAACCAGGAAACTCATCGTATTTCCCTGGGCATGAAGCAGCTGGAAACCGATCCTTGGTCCGAAATCGAGCAGCGTTACCCAGTTGGTGAGAAATTCACCGGCCGCGTAACCAACATCACCGATTACGGCGCATTCCTTGAGCTGGAGCCAGGCATCGAAGGTCTGATCCACGTTTCTGAAATGTCCTGGACCAAGAAAAACGTTCATCCTGGTAAAATCGTTTCTACCTCTCAGGAAGTGGAAGTGATGATCCTGGAAGTTGATCCTGTAAAGCGTCGTGTATCCCTCGGCCTGAAACAGACCCTCGACAACCCTTGGGCAGTCTTTGCCGATAGCCATCCACAGGGCACCATCGTTGAAGGTGAAGTGAAGAACAAAACCGAATTCGGTCTCTTCATTGGTCTGGAAGGCGAAGTCGACGGCATGGTTCACCTGTCCGATCTGGATTGGAACCGTCCTGGCGAGCAGGTTCTGGAAGAGTATAACAAAGGCGATATGGTCAAAGCTGTCATCCTCGATGTGGATGTTGACAAAGAGCGTATCTCCCTTGGCATCAAGCAGCTGGAAAGCGATCCGTTTGAAGATGCTTCTGGCGAACTGAAGCGCGGTGCGGTTATCACTTGTGAAATCACCGAAGTGAAAGAAAACGGTCTGGAAGTTAAAGTAACTGACTCCGATATGACTGCGTTCATTCGTCGTGGTGATCTGGCTCGTGACCGTGGCGATCAGCGCACTGACCGTTTCCAGGTCGGTGAAAAAGTTGATGCACGCATCACTCAGTTCGACAAAAAATCCCGCAAGCTGTCCGTGTCCATCAAGGCACTGGAAGTTGCAGAAGAGAAGGAAGCCATTGCACAGTTCGGTTCTTCCGATGCTGGCGCATCCCTCGGCGATATTCTTGGTGCAGCTCTGAAAGCGCGCGACGAGTAA
- a CDS encoding integration host factor subunit beta, translating into MIKSELVQHIAEQNPHLYQRDVEHIVNAILDEISDALARGDRVELRGFGAFSVKNRPARIGRNPRTGERVSVAEKFVPFFKTGKEMRERLNDGEDLE; encoded by the coding sequence ATGATCAAGTCCGAGCTTGTTCAGCATATTGCAGAGCAAAATCCACATTTATATCAACGGGATGTCGAGCATATTGTGAATGCCATCCTTGATGAGATTTCCGACGCGCTTGCACGGGGTGACCGTGTTGAGTTGCGTGGCTTCGGAGCTTTTTCGGTCAAAAACCGTCCTGCTCGAATCGGTCGAAATCCGCGAACAGGCGAACGTGTGTCTGTTGCCGAAAAATTTGTACCTTTCTTCAAAACCGGCAAGGAAATGCGTGAGCGTTTGAATGACGGCGAAGATCTGGAATAG
- a CDS encoding phosphoribosylanthranilate isomerase: protein MYVKICGLSTPDTIETGLASGANWIGFVFFPKSPRHVNYGEAKDLVGPVRGKASIVALTVNATDEELKAIDEAINPDIWQLHGSETPERVAEIRQKFGRPVMKALAIRDEADLAPIPDYEAVCDVLLFDAKPPKDMKTELPGGNGISFDWRLIKNLQLKKPFMLSGGLNPDNVAEAIRLTRPQGVDVSSGIESSPGVKDREKIIQFIRAAKEAAST, encoded by the coding sequence ATGTATGTAAAAATTTGTGGTCTGTCCACGCCAGATACGATTGAAACGGGTCTTGCCAGCGGGGCCAACTGGATCGGATTTGTCTTTTTTCCAAAAAGCCCGAGGCATGTGAATTATGGGGAAGCGAAGGATCTGGTGGGTCCGGTACGCGGGAAAGCGTCCATAGTCGCTCTTACAGTCAATGCTACCGATGAAGAGCTGAAAGCCATTGATGAAGCCATCAATCCAGACATCTGGCAATTGCATGGCAGCGAGACACCGGAACGAGTGGCGGAAATCCGTCAAAAATTTGGACGTCCGGTGATGAAAGCCCTGGCAATTCGGGATGAAGCTGATCTGGCTCCGATCCCTGATTATGAAGCCGTGTGCGATGTCTTGCTGTTTGATGCAAAACCGCCCAAAGATATGAAGACCGAATTGCCTGGTGGCAACGGTATTTCCTTTGATTGGCGTCTGATCAAGAACTTGCAGCTCAAGAAACCTTTTATGCTGTCCGGTGGTTTGAACCCGGACAATGTGGCCGAGGCCATTCGCCTTACAAGGCCACAAGGGGTTGATGTTTCCTCAGGCATTGAAAGCTCTCCCGGCGTTAAGGATCGGGAAAAAATCATTCAATTCATTCGCGCTGCGAAGGAAGCTGCAAGCACTTGA
- the sppA gene encoding signal peptide peptidase SppA: protein MPFDADQLIERRRLSRKVTFWRVITVLLVVAGVIALGLSMTSDGGGLTKGGQHIAKVNFDGVILGEQRKLDLIQKLKEDKSVKGVVAVINSPGGATSGGEALYEALVDLGKTKPLVASMDGIAASAGYMIALPAERIFARRSTITGSIGVLFQYTDVTKLMETVGVEMRSIKSAPLKAEPNPFTPYTPEAGDMIAKMLDDSYQWFVDLVAKHRPFDRTKALELADGRVVTGGQAVSLKLVDELGGPEDAKNWMVTKHKLSTDLKLIEWKPAPLRDDLPFGLASAFLSKWLPQPIIELFGAQKPIHKLDGLVSVWQAQKSKQ from the coding sequence ATGCCTTTTGATGCCGACCAACTTATCGAACGCCGCCGCTTGTCCCGCAAGGTGACTTTCTGGCGTGTCATCACCGTATTGCTGGTTGTTGCTGGCGTTATTGCCCTCGGCTTGTCAATGACATCTGATGGTGGAGGTCTGACCAAAGGCGGACAGCATATTGCGAAAGTCAATTTTGATGGTGTGATTCTGGGAGAACAGCGAAAACTGGATTTGATCCAGAAACTCAAAGAAGACAAATCCGTCAAGGGTGTTGTGGCGGTTATCAATAGTCCAGGCGGTGCAACATCGGGTGGAGAAGCCCTCTATGAAGCATTGGTCGATTTGGGCAAGACCAAACCATTGGTCGCTTCGATGGATGGCATTGCAGCCTCAGCTGGTTATATGATTGCCTTGCCTGCAGAACGGATTTTTGCACGCCGGTCCACAATCACCGGATCCATTGGTGTTCTGTTTCAATATACCGATGTGACCAAATTGATGGAAACTGTCGGCGTTGAAATGCGGTCCATCAAGAGCGCGCCCTTGAAGGCTGAGCCAAACCCATTCACTCCCTATACTCCGGAAGCAGGCGATATGATCGCCAAGATGCTCGACGACTCTTATCAATGGTTTGTGGATCTCGTTGCAAAGCATCGCCCTTTTGACCGCACCAAGGCACTCGAGCTCGCTGATGGTCGCGTTGTAACGGGAGGCCAGGCGGTAAGTCTGAAACTGGTGGACGAGCTTGGTGGTCCGGAAGATGCCAAAAACTGGATGGTGACAAAACACAAGCTATCGACAGATCTGAAGTTGATCGAATGGAAACCGGCACCTTTGCGGGATGATCTCCCATTTGGTCTCGCGAGCGCTTTCTTGTCAAAATGGTTACCACAGCCAATAATTGAGCTGTTTGGCGCACAAAAACCAATCCATAAACTTGACGGACTGGTTTCAGTTTGGCAGGCTCAAAAAAGTAAACAATAA
- the aroA gene encoding 3-phosphoshikimate 1-carboxyvinyltransferase has translation MAHDASNMTPLSSLRSDGLKGKLQVPGDKSISHRSLIFGALAKGETVVSGLLESEDVLNTAKAMQAFGAQVHKDDQGLWHVTGVGTGSLLEPIDVLDFGNSGTGARLVMGLAGAHAFASTFIGDASLSGRPMGRVLNPLREMGVEVLARSKDRLPLTIKGADPATPITYRVPMASAQVKSCVLLAGLNMAGTTTLIEPVKTRDHTEKMLRGFGAELGEEINEAGETVLTLEGLQELTAQNVTVPADPSSAAFPIVAALITPGSDLLVENVLLNETRTGLLTTLVEMGANLTIENERESGGERIGDIHVRHSDLKGVTVPAERAPSMIDEYPVLSVAASFANGETRMEGLEELRVKESDRLSAVAAGLTANNVPHIEGEDYLVVKGGSNQIGGGTVVTHLDHRIAMSFLVMGLASQKPVEVDDGAVINTSFPGFVDLMTGLGGRFSA, from the coding sequence ATGGCACATGATGCCTCAAACATGACACCATTATCCTCTCTTCGTTCAGATGGTCTGAAAGGAAAGCTTCAGGTCCCGGGCGATAAATCCATTTCACATCGTTCGCTGATCTTTGGTGCTTTGGCCAAGGGTGAGACGGTTGTTTCCGGTTTGCTGGAATCGGAAGATGTGTTGAATACTGCAAAAGCAATGCAGGCATTTGGTGCGCAGGTTCATAAAGATGATCAAGGCCTATGGCATGTGACCGGCGTGGGAACAGGATCTCTTTTGGAACCAATCGATGTGCTGGATTTTGGCAATTCCGGTACCGGAGCTCGTCTTGTCATGGGATTGGCGGGCGCTCACGCCTTTGCTTCCACTTTCATTGGCGATGCGTCTTTGTCCGGCCGCCCGATGGGGCGGGTGCTCAATCCACTACGCGAAATGGGTGTTGAAGTCTTGGCTCGCTCCAAGGATCGGCTGCCCCTGACCATCAAGGGTGCTGATCCGGCAACTCCAATTACCTATCGAGTACCGATGGCATCGGCGCAGGTAAAAAGCTGCGTGCTGCTGGCTGGTCTGAACATGGCGGGAACCACTACTCTGATAGAGCCGGTCAAAACGCGCGATCATACCGAGAAAATGCTACGTGGCTTTGGGGCCGAACTCGGCGAAGAAATCAATGAGGCAGGTGAGACCGTTCTGACGCTCGAAGGCTTGCAAGAGCTGACAGCACAAAATGTGACGGTGCCAGCGGATCCATCTTCTGCGGCTTTCCCGATAGTTGCAGCACTTATCACGCCGGGATCCGATCTCTTGGTCGAGAATGTGCTTCTCAACGAGACCCGCACCGGGCTTTTGACCACGCTCGTTGAAATGGGAGCGAATCTAACCATTGAGAATGAACGTGAAAGTGGTGGTGAGCGCATTGGAGATATCCATGTCCGTCATTCCGATCTCAAAGGTGTTACGGTTCCTGCAGAGCGCGCGCCATCGATGATTGATGAATATCCGGTTCTCTCCGTTGCGGCCAGCTTTGCCAACGGCGAAACCCGCATGGAAGGCTTGGAAGAATTACGCGTCAAGGAAAGTGATCGCTTGTCTGCCGTAGCCGCAGGTCTGACGGCTAACAATGTTCCGCATATCGAAGGTGAGGACTATCTGGTTGTCAAAGGTGGTTCCAACCAAATCGGTGGTGGCACCGTGGTAACCCATCTGGACCACCGCATTGCCATGAGTTTCCTTGTCATGGGACTGGCTTCGCAAAAGCCTGTTGAAGTGGATGATGGTGCCGTCATCAACACGTCGTTCCCGGGCTTTGTAGATCTGATGACAGGTCTAGGCGGTAGATTTTCGGCGTGA
- the cmk gene encoding (d)CMP kinase gives MIIAIDGPAASGKGTLSRQLAGHFMLPHLDTGLTFRAVGHALLSADLPLDNEVLACEMAQKVDLGKLDRNILSAHHIGEAASKVAVMPSVRKALLEAQRNFANQPGGAILDGRDIGTVVCPDADVKLFVTASPEVRAQRRTDEILGKGQDADFDQILQDVKMRDERDMNRADAPLKPAENAHLLDTSKLDIEGAFQQAVSLVEKTLAQRSLVK, from the coding sequence ATGATAATTGCAATTGATGGCCCCGCAGCATCGGGCAAAGGCACTCTTTCTCGCCAGCTGGCGGGGCATTTCATGCTTCCTCATCTGGACACGGGACTTACCTTTCGTGCTGTTGGTCATGCACTTCTATCAGCAGATCTGCCGCTGGATAATGAGGTGTTGGCATGCGAGATGGCGCAGAAGGTCGATCTGGGCAAACTGGATCGAAACATCCTCTCAGCTCATCATATCGGTGAGGCAGCATCCAAGGTTGCTGTCATGCCATCTGTACGCAAGGCTCTTTTGGAAGCGCAACGAAACTTCGCCAATCAGCCAGGCGGAGCCATTTTGGATGGCCGTGACATCGGCACCGTGGTTTGCCCGGATGCGGATGTAAAACTGTTTGTGACCGCATCGCCAGAGGTACGGGCACAACGTCGCACGGATGAAATACTTGGCAAAGGGCAAGACGCCGATTTCGATCAGATTCTGCAAGATGTCAAAATGAGAGACGAGCGGGACATGAACCGGGCCGATGCGCCGCTGAAACCCGCGGAAAATGCGCACTTGCTAGATACGTCAAAATTAGATATAGAAGGCGCATTCCAGCAGGCCGTGAGCTTGGTGGAAAAGACTCTTGCACAGAGATCTCTTGTCAAGTGA
- the trpA gene encoding tryptophan synthase subunit alpha: METTRIDTRFAACKAENRPALVTFITAGDPDLETSLAILKAMPKAGADVIELGMPFSDPMAEGVPIQLATQRALSSGQTMQKTLNMVREFRKDDNDTPIILMGYYNPIYSWGVNKFVKDAKDAGVDGLIVVDLPPEHDDELCLPARDGGLNFIRLATPTTKGKRLDQVLQNTSGFVYYVSVTGVTGSGALNADAAAEAVSTIKGHTDLPVAVGFGVKTPEQAKAIGKNADGVVVGSVLVNAIRESLDADGKATDATVNSVTSIIEGLAEGAKASKA; the protein is encoded by the coding sequence ATGGAAACAACTCGCATTGATACTCGCTTTGCTGCTTGCAAAGCTGAAAACCGTCCTGCATTGGTGACCTTCATCACGGCAGGCGATCCAGATCTGGAAACGTCTTTGGCAATCCTGAAAGCAATGCCAAAAGCTGGTGCAGATGTCATCGAACTTGGTATGCCGTTTTCCGATCCGATGGCGGAAGGCGTGCCGATACAGCTTGCAACACAGAGAGCATTGTCCAGCGGTCAGACCATGCAAAAGACACTGAATATGGTCCGCGAATTTCGAAAAGATGATAACGACACGCCGATCATTTTGATGGGTTATTACAACCCAATTTACAGTTGGGGGGTCAACAAGTTCGTCAAGGATGCCAAGGATGCTGGTGTCGATGGATTGATCGTGGTCGATCTGCCACCAGAGCATGATGATGAGCTTTGCCTACCCGCTCGTGATGGTGGCTTGAACTTCATCCGTCTGGCGACGCCGACAACCAAAGGCAAACGTCTGGATCAGGTGCTGCAGAATACCTCTGGCTTTGTTTATTATGTCTCAGTCACCGGTGTAACTGGTTCTGGTGCATTGAACGCAGATGCCGCGGCCGAAGCGGTGAGCACCATCAAAGGTCACACCGATCTGCCTGTTGCAGTTGGCTTTGGTGTGAAGACACCAGAACAAGCCAAGGCTATTGGCAAAAATGCCGACGGCGTGGTGGTCGGCTCGGTTCTGGTCAATGCCATTCGCGAAAGTCTGGATGCAGACGGCAAGGCAACCGATGCCACTGTTAACTCTGTTACCAGCATCATCGAAGGGTTGGCAGAGGGCGCGAAAGCGTCAAAGGCCTAA
- a CDS encoding ornithine cyclodeaminase family protein produces the protein MMHVLSADDVNGLMQYPALVEALRSAFQGEITTPVRHHHTIEMPDQSDATLLLMPAWHDAMAKGHSNNGYVGIKMVSVYPDNAQRAQKPSILGTYLLLDGATGEIRAIMDGPAITVWRTACASALAASYLAHENAEELLMVGTGALSEHLVRAHLAVRPLKRIRVWGRNPAKAEQLVISMGNIDLDIDVVEDLAEAATKADVISCATMASDPLIMGEWLKPGAHLDLVGAYRPDMRESDDEAIRRANVFCDTKAGATKEGGDLVQPLADGILTLDQIKGDLFELCKGEVKGRVTDDEITLFKSVGTAIEDLAAAQYLYELSH, from the coding sequence ATGATGCATGTGCTATCTGCAGATGACGTGAATGGCTTGATGCAATATCCGGCTTTGGTGGAAGCGCTTCGCTCAGCATTTCAGGGCGAGATCACGACACCTGTTCGACACCATCATACGATTGAGATGCCCGATCAATCTGACGCCACATTGTTGCTGATGCCAGCTTGGCATGATGCCATGGCAAAAGGGCATTCAAACAATGGATATGTCGGTATCAAGATGGTTTCCGTCTATCCCGATAATGCGCAAAGAGCCCAAAAACCCTCCATTCTTGGCACCTATCTGTTACTTGATGGCGCCACTGGCGAAATTCGTGCAATTATGGATGGCCCGGCCATTACTGTCTGGCGAACCGCTTGTGCTTCGGCTTTGGCGGCAAGTTATCTAGCTCATGAAAATGCAGAGGAACTGCTGATGGTGGGAACCGGCGCTCTGTCTGAGCATCTGGTTCGAGCACATTTGGCGGTACGCCCACTTAAACGGATACGCGTTTGGGGACGTAATCCAGCCAAGGCAGAGCAACTTGTCATATCCATGGGGAATATCGATCTGGATATCGATGTAGTGGAGGATCTGGCGGAAGCTGCCACAAAAGCTGATGTCATTTCCTGCGCTACCATGGCAAGCGATCCATTGATCATGGGGGAATGGTTGAAACCGGGTGCGCATCTGGATCTGGTCGGGGCTTATCGACCGGATATGCGCGAAAGCGATGATGAAGCGATCCGTAGGGCCAATGTTTTTTGTGATACAAAAGCCGGCGCAACCAAAGAAGGGGGCGATCTTGTCCAACCTTTGGCAGATGGCATCTTGACTCTTGACCAGATCAAGGGTGATTTATTTGAACTATGCAAAGGTGAAGTCAAAGGCCGCGTAACGGATGATGAGATCACCCTGTTTAAAAGCGTAGGAACGGCAATTGAAGATTTGGCCGCCGCGCAATATCTTTACGAACTGAGCCATTAA
- the accD gene encoding acetyl-CoA carboxylase, carboxyltransferase subunit beta: MNWINTVVRPKIRSILSRRDTPENLWIKCPVTGEMVFHRDLEANQFVVPNSDFHMRINGNQRLTYFFDDGKFDLVDLPEAASDPLKFKDTKRYVDRVKDARAKTGRKDSVLVATGSIEGLKVTTAVQDFTFLGGSLGMAAGEALITGMMKAVEDETPFILFAASGGARMQEGILSLMQMPRVTVAVQALREAGLPYIVVLTDPTTGGVTASYAMLGDIQLAEPGALIGFAGQRVIEQTIREKLPEGFQRAEYLKEHGMVDMVVHRHDMKSTIARLCRFFTNQEMPAELKQTNSGSGEDEEGNAAVSNAVDSDAQVAEAAASNENADKAAEQAAQ, from the coding sequence GTGAACTGGATTAACACTGTCGTCAGACCGAAAATTCGCTCCATTCTCTCTCGTCGTGACACTCCGGAAAATCTCTGGATCAAATGTCCTGTTACCGGAGAAATGGTGTTCCATCGTGATCTGGAAGCAAATCAGTTTGTGGTTCCCAATTCCGACTTCCACATGCGCATCAACGGCAACCAGCGTCTGACCTATTTCTTCGATGATGGGAAGTTCGATCTGGTTGATCTGCCGGAAGCTGCTTCTGACCCATTGAAGTTCAAAGACACGAAACGCTATGTTGATCGGGTGAAAGACGCGCGTGCCAAAACAGGCCGAAAGGACAGTGTTCTGGTTGCCACAGGCAGCATCGAAGGTCTGAAAGTTACCACCGCAGTGCAGGATTTTACCTTCCTTGGCGGCTCCCTCGGGATGGCAGCAGGTGAAGCGCTGATCACTGGCATGATGAAGGCAGTTGAAGATGAGACCCCGTTCATCTTGTTCGCAGCATCTGGTGGTGCGCGCATGCAGGAAGGCATTCTGTCTCTGATGCAGATGCCGCGTGTGACCGTTGCTGTTCAAGCTCTACGTGAAGCAGGTCTTCCTTATATTGTCGTGCTGACCGACCCAACCACTGGCGGCGTCACCGCATCCTACGCGATGTTGGGTGACATCCAGTTGGCCGAACCTGGTGCGTTGATTGGTTTTGCTGGTCAGCGTGTGATTGAGCAGACCATTCGTGAGAAGTTGCCTGAAGGCTTCCAGCGGGCAGAATACCTGAAAGAGCATGGCATGGTGGACATGGTGGTGCATCGCCACGATATGAAATCTACCATTGCCCGTTTGTGCCGTTTCTTCACAAATCAGGAAATGCCTGCTGAACTGAAGCAGACAAATTCTGGCTCTGGTGAAGACGAAGAAGGCAATGCCGCTGTATCCAACGCAGTCGATTCCGATGCGCAAGTGGCAGAAGCTGCCGCATCAAATGAGAATGCAGACAAGGCAGCGGAACAAGCTGCTCAGTAA